In bacterium, the sequence GGGACTGATCACGCCACCCAGCACGTGGTAGCGGCCGCGGTAGACGCCGGCCCGCTCGAGGCTCATCACCTCCACCGGCTGCTCGACGACGCAGAGCACGCCCGCACGCCGCCCCGGATCGGCGCAGATCCGGCAGAGCGGACCCTCGGCGTAGTAGCCACAGCGGCCGCAGAAGCCGACGCGCGCGCGGGTCTCGCTGAGCAGACCGGCCAGCTCCTCGCTGTCCGCGGCCGGCGCGTGCAGCAGGTGCAGGGCGATGCGTTGCGCGCTGCGCTCGCCGATGCCGGGCAGGCGAGTCAAGCGGCCGATCAGGCGATCCAGGAGGGGGCTGCCCGTGTCCATGCTTGGCCTAGAGCCCCGGCAGGCCCAGGCCGCCCGTGAGCCCGCCCAGCTTCTCCTCGCTGGCCCGCCGCGCCTCCGCCTGGGCCGCGCGGAAGGCCGCGGTGATCAGGTCCTCGAGCAGCTCCGCGTCGCCGTCGGTCAGGGCGGCCGGTGCGATCTTGACGGCGAGCAGCTCCTGGGCGCCGCTCAGGGTCACCTGGACGACGCCGCCGGCCTCGCCGGTGAAGGGGGTCTCGGCCAGCTCGCGCTGCAGCTCGGCCATGCGCGTTTGCATCTGCTGCGCCTGCTTCATGAGCTGATTGAGGTTCTTCATGCGCTCACCTCGCCTGCGGCCGCGGGGGCCGCGCTCAGTCCTCGAGCAGCTCGCCGTCGAAGCGCTGGAGGAGGTCCTGGATCAGGGGATCCCCGGCGTGGTCGCTCAGCGCCTGCTCGCGCCGCGCCTCCGCCGCCCGCCCGGCGCTGATGCGCTCGGGGGCCTGGGCCCCGGCGGCCGCCAGCTCGAGGCGGATCTGCCGCGAGCGCCCCGTGAGCTTGCCCAGCGTCTCGCCCATCAGGCGCAGATGCTCCGGGGTATCGAGCATCGCCAGCTGAAAGGGGGTCTGCACGACGACGCTGTAGTGCTTCTCGCCGAGTACGCCCGGGCGCGCCTGCTCGAGGAAGGAGCCGAGGGACTTCATGCTCCGGCTCACCTCCCCGACGAACTCGCCCCAGAGCTGCGCCGGGTCGGCAGCCTCGCTCAGGATCGGCGCTCGCGCCGGCACGGGGCGCGCGCCGGCACGGGGCGCGGGTCGCGCCGCAGCCGCAGGGGCGCCGCCGCGCAGGCCGTCCGGCTCCGGGCCGGCCCCCTCACCCGCCGTCTCGCGCCCGGCGCCACCCGCTGCGCGGCCGCCGCCGGCCTCGCCCTCCGGCCGCCCGACCTTGAGGCGGCTGAGCAGTTCGCTCAGCAGCACGCGGCGCTCGAAGCGGGCGATCTCGACGACGAGGGTGTCGAGCAGGAGCCGCGGTTGGCTGGCGTAACGGATCTGGTCGCCGCGCTCGCCGACGAGGCGCAGCAGGGCGAGCAGGTCCTCGACTTGCCAATGCTGCGCGAGCGCGGTGCAGCGCTGCCGGTCCGCCTCGCCGATCTCACCCGCGAGCAGCGCGGGGTCCACGCGCAGGAGCAGGAGGTCGCGCAGGTGGGCGGCCAGGCCGAGCGCGAACTCGCGGGGACTGAGGCCGCCGGCGAGGGCGGCGTCGAGGGCGCGCAGGGCGGCGCCGGCGTCCTGGGCCTGCCAGGCGGCATCCAGCGCGAAGAAGTGATCGTGGCGAGTGAGTCCGAGCACGGCGGTCACGGCGTCCAGCGCGAGTTGGCCACCCCCCGAGGCGAGGGCCTGATCGAGCAGGGTCAGGCCGTCCCGCAAGCTGCCGTCGGCACGCCGGGCGATGGCCGCGAGCGTCTCCGCCGGCGCGGCGATGCCCTCGCGGGCGCAGATGTCGGCGAGACGGCCGGCGATCTCGGCCTGAGCGAGCAGGCGGAAGCCGAAGCGCTGGCAGCGGGAGTGGATGGTCGGCAGTATCTTCTGCGGCTCGGTGGTGGCCAGCACGAAGATCGTTCCCGGCGGCGGCTCCTCGAGCGTCTTCAGGAGCGCGTTGGCGCCGGCCGCGGTGATCTGGTGCGCCTCATCGAGGATGTAGATCTTGTAGCGGCCACCGATGCTGCCCAGCGCCGCTTCCTCCCGGATGTTGCGGATGTCCTCGACGCCGCCCGTGCTGGCGGCGTCGATCTCGATGACGGCCAGGCTGCTGCCCGCCACGACGGCGCGGCAGGCCGCGCACTCGCCGCAGGGCGTCGGCGTCGGCCCCCGCTCGCAATTGAGCGCCATCGCCAGGATGCGGGCAGTGGTCGTCTTGCCGCAGCCGCGCGGGCCCGAGAAGAGGTAGGCCTGGCCGAGACGGCCCTGGGCGATGGCGCCGGCGAGCACGCTGGTCACCGCGTCCTGGCCGACGACCTCCTCGAAGCGCGTCGGTCGATACTTGAGCGCCAGCACGCGGTAGTCCACGCGGACTCGTCCTCCTGCTCACCGGCGGTGGTCAAAACGGGCCAGGCGGCTCCACGGCACATCCGAGGGCTTTCGTACCGCTGCTATCTTCCGATCCTGACGGGGTTGGAAAATTCGGATTGCGTGGGACCTGGCCCAAGAAACGTGCCGCCACCGACTCGGCGGAGAGGCAGGGATTCGAACCCTGGGAGCCCAAAGGACTCAACGGTTTTCGAGACCGTCCCGTTCAACCGCTCCGGCACCTCTCCCGACGGCGGAGAGTCTGGGATTCGAACCCAGGGTACCTTTCGGTACACACGATTTCCAGTCGTGCCGATTCGACCGCTCTCGCAACTCTCCCCGCACTCAGTCCCGGAGCTTCCGAAAGAAGCTGCGCATCAGCTTGCCGGCCTCGTCGTCGAGGATGCCGCCTTGCACCTCGACCGTGTGGTTCCAGCTCGACACCGCCGGGACGTCGATGATGGAACCGCAGGCGCCGAACTTGGGATCCTTGGCCCCGAAGACCACTCGCTGGATGCGAGCCAGATGGATGGCCCCGATGCACATCGTGCAGGGTTCCAAGCTAACATAGAGGGTGCACTCGTTCAAGCGCCAGCTTTTGAGGGTGCCGGCAGCGGCCGTGATCGCCAGCAGCTCGGCATGAGCCGTCGGATCCTGCAGGGTCTCGACCGAGTTGTGGCCGCGACCGATGACGATGCCCTGGTGCACGACGACGGCGCCGACGGGAACCTCCTCCTTGCCGAAGGCGGCCTGCGCCTCGTCGAGCGCCATCCACATGAAGTAGGTGTCGGTCTCGATGCGATCCATCTTCACTCCCGGCCGACCCCTCAGCCGGCCGGCAACGCGCGGTGGATTAGACCCCAAGCGTTCCGGGCGGGCAAGGCAATTTCCCCCGGGCGAACCGCCGCTGCCGTGCAAGAAAGAGGCCCCGCGCAGGCGGGGCCTTGGCTGCCGAAGGGTTGGGGGATTCAGCGCGCGGCGAGCTGGCGGCCGAAGCTGCGCAGGCTGCGCAGCGGAATCTGCAGGCGCAGGGACTCCTCCGGCGACTCCACGCGCACGAGCAGGTGGCGGCGGTTCTTGCTCACGATCACCCGCTCGTCGGCCGACTCGACGCGCACGAACTCGCCGGCCGGGCACTCGGCGAGGGCCGCACA encodes:
- the recR gene encoding recombination protein RecR, which codes for MDTGSPLLDRLIGRLTRLPGIGERSAQRIALHLLHAPAADSEELAGLLSETRARVGFCGRCGYYAEGPLCRICADPGRRAGVLCVVEQPVEVMSLERAGVYRGRYHVLGGVISPLDGVHPEDLSVEALVERIAREEIRELVLALSGGVEGETTALYLVERLRGLPLRLTRLARGLPVGVSLEYTDEATLQRAFEGRVELS
- a CDS encoding YbaB/EbfC family nucleoid-associated protein; this translates as MKNLNQLMKQAQQMQTRMAELQRELAETPFTGEAGGVVQVTLSGAQELLAVKIAPAALTDGDAELLEDLITAAFRAAQAEARRASEEKLGGLTGGLGLPGL
- the dnaX gene encoding DNA polymerase III subunit gamma/tau, producing the protein MDYRVLALKYRPTRFEEVVGQDAVTSVLAGAIAQGRLGQAYLFSGPRGCGKTTTARILAMALNCERGPTPTPCGECAACRAVVAGSSLAVIEIDAASTGGVEDIRNIREEAALGSIGGRYKIYILDEAHQITAAGANALLKTLEEPPPGTIFVLATTEPQKILPTIHSRCQRFGFRLLAQAEIAGRLADICAREGIAAPAETLAAIARRADGSLRDGLTLLDQALASGGGQLALDAVTAVLGLTRHDHFFALDAAWQAQDAGAALRALDAALAGGLSPREFALGLAAHLRDLLLLRVDPALLAGEIGEADRQRCTALAQHWQVEDLLALLRLVGERGDQIRYASQPRLLLDTLVVEIARFERRVLLSELLSRLKVGRPEGEAGGGRAAGGAGRETAGEGAGPEPDGLRGGAPAAAARPAPRAGARPVPARAPILSEAADPAQLWGEFVGEVSRSMKSLGSFLEQARPGVLGEKHYSVVVQTPFQLAMLDTPEHLRLMGETLGKLTGRSRQIRLELAAAGAQAPERISAGRAAEARREQALSDHAGDPLIQDLLQRFDGELLED
- a CDS encoding nucleoside deaminase; the protein is MDRIETDTYFMWMALDEAQAAFGKEEVPVGAVVVHQGIVIGRGHNSVETLQDPTAHAELLAITAAAGTLKSWRLNECTLYVSLEPCTMCIGAIHLARIQRVVFGAKDPKFGACGSIIDVPAVSSWNHTVEVQGGILDDEAGKLMRSFFRKLRD